One Numenius arquata chromosome 9, bNumArq3.hap1.1, whole genome shotgun sequence DNA window includes the following coding sequences:
- the ZNF451 gene encoding E3 SUMO-protein ligase ZNF451 yields the protein MESCTPVNIHESESAASESEDEIEFVGEGPLRPVLECIDLVSSEDEEPNSSSYIHRSTKRKDHIDYQKERVASTLDRLARHVEVEKQQKEEKNKAFKEKVDSQYAHGLQELEFIREHSDTEAARLCVDQWLKMPGLKPGTVNSGKGGICRRAGQKHVKSSPISCPVVHCNREFDNGHLLLGHLQRFDHSPCDPTVTLHGPPNNAVACVVCCKRFSTSQQYSDHLLSKLSENDGHKKDLPPQHIQCFACPKCFLLFTERDECLQHMSGKNHFLQVSKLHDEMKAGLPLPFPSYAKNLLISLCKEVPFQVKCISCCQILRSHMELTAHFRTRCRNSGPVAVSKKSISQVAEIFKTKGHCENCDTLFADQNQIAQHKQTTQHNVKVLSTMEESILMFCHINGKNKNQSHLCHIVDRSRPLLKRHLTPNESISERGSTPSKRKSDLEGEKEDPVANQSQGNACKVKAWFCECLQKFFTEESVEKHILSANRICHKCAVCGKLAENSSIIRLHMSRFHGGAHLTNFLLWCRACSVDLREEDIMGHVTESHGGHSYYYEQEALEDEPMPSVSDTECISAGERKDCVPSPMELSPERSPILGQWQCHICEEMFESEESVKQHCMSLESHAFHRYSCGLCRNHFLKVGTLQRHFQEHHNQDVQTKYFCGLCGNLFFDTEDEFLFHYKEIHSTDYAFVPEQMEMSIKKEEDFLPVEKGDRLTCGCRTTYVSKINRRNDYVDCQKAMLQKGNLWFRCCICSATAQNFAELNSHLNSHTSLRHKEEMYVVRCAACNKNFDDLQSAHQHYHMKHCFLQKPDLSSLASESKNTVFKFTASGACVDRKPHKLKPEASPSKTQGRPKSSPLQGPIQGKKEKKENSAHSEDPGEDGELPDLDYLSTMTHIVLVDLDNWGSLFTQLPANLNQGTFIWGFQGGYSNWKPPVQCKIYNYLKRIGCFFLHPRCGTRREAADFAICVHAGRLDEHLPKQIPFTVLSGDKSFLELERQFKMTQRPARILNPHHIEGDMMCALLNSISDTTKGSDSEEDEDIKLTVKRSLEETKKQEEEDAELEEAIKRSLEEM from the exons ATGGAGTCCTGTACCCCTGTCAACATTCACGAGAGTGAATCGGCAGCTTCTGAAAGCGAAGATGAGATTGAGTTCGTTGGA GAAGGACCTTTAAGACCTGTGCTTGAATGCATTGATCTTGTCAGTAGTGAGGATGAAGAGCCTAACAGCAGTTCTTACATTCAT AGAAGTACTAAACGTAAAGATCACATTGACTATCAGAAAGAACGGGTGGCATCAACTTTGGATCGTCTGGCACGCCACGTTGAAGTagagaaacagcaaaaagaagagaaaaacaaagccttTAAG GAGAAAGTTGATTCCCAGTATGCTCACGGATTACAAGAACTAGAATTCATTCGGGAACACAGTGACACAGAAGCCGCAAGATTATGCGTGGACCAGTGGTTAAAAATGCCAG GTCTCAAACCAGGCACCGTTAACAGTGGAAAAGGGGGTATTTGTAGGAGGGCAGGTCAGAAACACGTCAAGAGCAGCCCCATATCTTGTCCTGTGGTGCATTGCAACAGAGAGTTTGATAATGGACATCTTCTCCTAGGTCACCTTCAGAG gttTGATCATTCTCCTTGTGACCCAACAGTCACATTACATGGACCCCCAAATAATGCTGTTGCCTGTGTGGTATGCTGCAAAAGATTTTCCACCTCTCAGCAGTACAGCGATCATCTTTTATCTAAG CTCAGTGAAAATGACGGACATAAAAAAGATCTCCCTCCACAGCATATTCAGTGTTTTGCATGCCCAAAGTGCTTTCTCCTTTTCACCGAAAGAGATGAATGCTTGCAGCATATGTCAGGAAAGAACCACTTCCTCCAGGTTTCTAAATTGCACG ATGAAATGAAGGCTGGCCTTCCTCTACCTTTCCCATCGTATGCAAAGAACCTTCTGATATCTCTGTGCAAAGAGGTCCCCTTCCAAGTGAAGTGTATATCCTGCTGCCAGATACTACGCTCGCATATGGAATTAACGGCTCATTTCAG AACACGTTGTCGTAATTCTGGGCCTGTGGCAGTGTCAAAGAAGAGCATCTCCCAAGTCGCagagatatttaaaacaaaaggtcACTGTGAGAACTGTGATACACTGTTTGCTGATCAGAATCAGATCGCCCAGCATAAGCAAACCACTCAACATAACGTTAAAGTTCTTAGTACAATGGAAGAGTCCATCTTGATGTTCTGTCATatcaatgggaaaaataaaaatcagtctcaTTTGTGCCATATTGTGGATCGATCAAGACCACTACTTAAAAGACATTTGACTCCGAATGAGTCTATCAGTGAAAGGGGATCTACTCCTTCAAAACGGAAGAGCGATTTAGAAGGTGAAAAGGAAGATCCTGTGGCAAACCAAAGTCAAGGTAATGCTTGCAAAGTAAAAGCCTGGTTTTGTGAATGCCTTCAAAAGTTTTTTACAGAAGAATCAGTAGAAAAGCACATTTTATCAGCAAATAGGATCTGTCACAAGTGTGCTGTGTGTGGAAAGCTTGCTGAAAATTCAAGCATTATCCGCCTGCATATGAGTCGATTCCATGGAGGAGCACACTTGACTAATTTTCTTCTCTGGTGCAGAGCGTGCTCTgtagatctcagagaagaggataTTATGGGTCACGTGACTGAATCTCATGGTGGACATAGTTATTATTATGAGCAAGAAGCTCTAGAAGATGAACCTATGCCATCCGTTTCTGATACAGAGTGCATTTCTGCAGGTGAAAGGAAAGACTGCGTTCCTAGTCCTATGGAACTCTCCCCTGAAAGAAGTCCTATTCTGGGACAATGGCAATGCCATATTTGTGAGGAGATGTTTGAATCTGAAGAGAGCGTTAAACAGCATTGCATGTCCTTAGAAAGCCACGCATTTCACAGATACAGCTGTGGCTTATGCAGAAATCACTTTCTGAAAGTAGGAACGCTACAGCGACATTTCCAAGAGCACCATAACCAGGATGTACAGACCAAATACTTCTGCGGCCTTTGTGGTAATCTCTTCTTTGACACAGAAGATGAATTTCTATTCCATTATAAGGAGATTCATAGCACAGACTATGCATTTGTGCCTGAGCAGATGGAAATGTcaataaaaaaagaggaggacTTCCTCCCAGTAGAAAAAGGAGACCGTTTAACCTGTGGTTGCCGGACAACTTATGTCTCCAAAATAAACAGGAGGAATGACTATGTGGATTGTCAGAAAGCCATGCTGCAAAAAGGAAACTTATGGTTTCGATGCTGCATCTGTTCTGCAACTGCACAGAATTTTGCTGAATTGAACAGTCATCTCAACAGTCACACGTCACTGAGACATAAAGAAGAGATGTATGTTGTTAGATGTGCTGCGTGCAACAAAAACTTTGACGATCTTCAGAGTGCACATCAGCACTATCACATGAAACACTGCTTCTTGCAGAAACCTGATTTATCAAGTCTTGCATCAGAATCGAAAAATACAGTATTCAAGTTCACAGCGAGTGGGGCTTGTGTGGACAGAAAACCTCACAAGCTAAAACCTGAAGCATCTCCATCCAAGACTCAGGGAAGACCAAAGTCGTCTCCTCTGCAGGGACCaatacagggaaagaaagaaaaaaaagaaaactcagcaCACTCTGAAGACCCTGGTGAAG ATGGTGAACTTCCTGATCTTGACTACCTGAGTACCATGACTCACATTGTGTTGGTGGATCTGGACAACTGGGGAAGCTTATTCACTCAGCTGCCGGCTAACCTGAACCAAGGGACATTTATCTGGGGCTTTCAAG GAGGATACAGCAACTGGAAACCTCCAGTACAGTGCAAAATTTACAATTATCTCAAGAGGATTGGGTGTTTCTTTCTTCATCCACGTTGCGGTaccagaagagaagcagcagacttTGCTATCTGCGTTCAT